A window of Dehalogenimonas sp. WBC-2 genomic DNA:
CGGCCATAACCTTGGCTCAAGACGCAGTTCCAACAGCACTGGCCTTTTATAATAGAGACGGCGTTATTCTTGTAACTGATACCGAGAATCCTGAATTAATACTGCGTCGATTATTGAGCCTTATCAATAATATTAGAACTTTGCCAGTGGTCAAACGGCGACTTCAACCGGCTGAAATCACGACACTAAACCGCAGTGTCAATCTACTGGAACAATATACCTCTTCGAATTTTAGCGGCTTAAAAGCACTGCTGGACTTTGAAAAAAAGGCTATTCGTTTGGCAACCACCACACATCCACTGACTAAAGCTATCGATTCACTTGTAACCCGTCTTAGTCCACCATCAACAGTTGTTGTGGCTTCTAAACCCGGGGAAGATGCTGACGTTCTTTCTTGGACGTTGGATCAATTGCAGCGTAAAGGCTATGAGATAATCAGAATGGAAGAAACACGTGCCTTTGAATCCGAGAGGAATTAAACCTCATTACAGATGTTGAACTCCGATATCGCTGACGTGATCATAATTGGAGCCGGACCGGCAGGCAGCCGTTTGGCATGGAGGTTAGCGCGGCAAAATCGCACCGTTATACTTATTGAAAAGCGCAAAATGATGGGAGAATCAGTGTGTTGTACCGGGCTCATAAGCCCACATTGTTTTAATGAGTTTGGATTAAACCAGGATTTGATAATCAACCGTTTCAATAGTGCCAGGATTCATTCACCCTCGGGCGAAATTGCACACGTAAAGCGCCGTGATACTCAAGCAGTAGTTGTTGATCGTACTATTTTTGATCAAGCACTAATGCAAAAAGCTATGAATGCCGGGGTGCAGCTAAAACTGGGAATGATTGCAGAAAATATCCAGATCTTTGCCGACCGTGTGGTAATTAAAACGTCCCAAGAGGATAAACAACAAGAAATCAGCGCCAAAACGGTGGTGATCGCTTCGGGTCTAAACCAAAGATTTACCTCTATGTTGGGATTAGGTACCGTTAGGGATTTTGCTATCGGAGTTCAGCTTGAAGTTGAGGATGTCAACATCACTGACGTGGATGTCTACCTGGGTAATAGCTTAGCCCCAGGTTTTTTTGCCTGGATGGTTCCTACTTCAACCCGCCACGCCAAATTAGGCATGATAGTACGACACCACCCGATGGAGCATATGCATCGACTGTTAACGCGTATTAATGAGGATAACGGCACCCAGATTCCTTTTGAAAAGCCCGTTTGCCGTCCCATCCCCTTGAAATCACTGAGAAAAACCTATGGTGATCGTGTATTGGTAATCGGCGATGCTGCCGGTCAAGTGAAGACCACTAGTGGAGGTGGGATATACTATGGCCTTCTATGTGCAGATATCGCGGCAGACATTCTAAAAGAAGCAATTCCCCAAAACAAGTTGCTAGATCGAGACCTAAAAAAATACGAATATACCTGGCGTAATCGTTTACAGCGAGATATGTTTGTGGGACAGTTGGCTAGAAAATTTCTCCAACATACCGGTGATAGTCAACTTGACAAGCTTGTGAGAAAAACCCATACAAGCGCCCTCTTGGAAAAACTGTTAGATGATGATCGGTTATCATTCGATTGGCACGGTCCGGCTTTTATAAAATGGTTTTCGGGAGTATTTCGCGCATAGATGGGAAGGTAATTTATGCACAAGCCATTTTTAGTATATATTCGGCTTTTTCAAAGATAGTTTTGGCTTCCATCGCACTTTTTGATTCTACGGTCAATCTGATAACCGGTTCTGTACCAGAAAGCCTGACTAATAACCACCCGTTTTGCAGATTGAATCTAATTCCGTCTGTTCGCTCAATACTGTTCGGCTCAAACTGCATCAGACTCTTCTCGATATCAAGAAGATCAGGGTGTCTATCCAACTTGATAGTACCGCGAAAAATGGGGTAAGAAGGAATGTCGTTGACCAATTTGGCTATATTTTGATCACTCGCGATTGCCGCAACCATAGCGGCAGCGTAGATTCCATCAGGACAGAGGGAAACTTTTGGGAAAATCCAAGCTCCACATGGTTCGCCGCCAAACCCGCTACCGGAAATTTTTAGCTCAGCTGAAATAGCACTGTCACCAACCCGTGTACGCTTAACTTTCAATCCAGATTCCTCAATAATCATTGAAGCATCAATGGCCGTCACAACTTCTTGAACTTTTAACTGACGTGCCAGGATGATAAATAGCTTGTCGCCAGGAACTAAAACCCCTTCATCAGTTAGTACAACCAATCTGTCGGCATCGCCGTCATGGGCTAAACCTATCGTTGAACGGGTTTCTAATATCTTTTGCTTAAGGTCTTTGAGACTTTCATTCGTTGGTTCACTTGCCCTGGGAAAGTAAGGCTTCGGTTTACAATACAGCTGATATGGTGTTGCCCCCATCAGCTGTAAAAGTTCAGGAGTAATCACTGAGGCCGCACCACCCCCACAATCAATAACAATTTTAAGTCCAGCTAAGTTGCCGTTAAAATCGTATAGGATCCTTTCGATGTGTTGATCAACTGCATCGGGAAATTGTTTCACCAAAGTTAGTTTAATGTTTTTACTATCAAACAACGTTTCTAGCACATGAATCCTGGATTCAATCTGGATTTCTTGTTCATCGTTGAAGGCGGCACCGTCTGGGTTCCAAAATTTAATGCCATTGTACTCTGGTGGATTGTGAGAAGCCGTAACCATCAGCCCTACATCGAAACGTCTAGCGGCGTAAGCTAGCGTGGGCGTTGGTATCATCCCAGCGTCATGGATTACGGCATCACCGGACAAATTTAGGCCATTGAACAGACAACTTTTTAAATGTTTAGTTGAAAGCCGAGTGTCTCCGCCAACAACAACTTGCTTATATCTTTCACCAATCGCTATTCCCGCATTAAATGCAATACTGCTCAGCCCGTCATCGGCGAGCCTTCTGATACCTGAACTGCCAAAAAGACGCTGTTTCAACACCATTTCTTGTTATCATTTTATCACAATCGAGGATGACTAAGATTGATATGTTTTATATTTATAGAATTTATAGATTTGCTTTAATTTAGCTTTAAAAATATACTTGGTAAGAATTTGGTAAGAGGTGACATGATACCCTTCAG
This region includes:
- a CDS encoding phosphomannomutase/phosphoglucosamine mutase; the encoded protein is MVLKQRLFGSSGIRRLADDGLSSIAFNAGIAIGERYKQVVVGGDTRLSTKHLKSCLFNGLNLSGDAVIHDAGMIPTPTLAYAARRFDVGLMVTASHNPPEYNGIKFWNPDGAAFNDEQEIQIESRIHVLETLFDSKNIKLTLVKQFPDAVDQHIERILYDFNGNLAGLKIVIDCGGGAASVITPELLQLMGATPYQLYCKPKPYFPRASEPTNESLKDLKQKILETRSTIGLAHDGDADRLVVLTDEGVLVPGDKLFIILARQLKVQEVVTAIDASMIIEESGLKVKRTRVGDSAISAELKISGSGFGGEPCGAWIFPKVSLCPDGIYAAAMVAAIASDQNIAKLVNDIPSYPIFRGTIKLDRHPDLLDIEKSLMQFEPNSIERTDGIRFNLQNGWLLVRLSGTEPVIRLTVESKSAMEAKTIFEKAEYILKMACA